A genome region from Macrotis lagotis isolate mMagLag1 chromosome 4, bilby.v1.9.chrom.fasta, whole genome shotgun sequence includes the following:
- the ADD3 gene encoding gamma-adducin isoform X1, translated as MSSDANPEVITSPPPPSMPHKERYFDRINENDPEYIRERNMSPDLRQDFNMMEQRKRVTQILQSPAFREDLECLIQEQMKKGHNPTGLLALQQIADYVMASSFSGFASTPLSLGMVTPINDLPGADTTSYVKGEKLTRCKLASLYRLADLFGWAHLANSYITVRISKEQDHILIIPRGLSFSEATASNLVKVNIIGEVVDQGSTNLRIDPTGFSPHAAIYSTRPDVKCVIHIHTPATAAVSSMKCGILPISQEALILGEVAYYDYQGSLDEQEERIQLQKVLGPSCKVLVLRNHGVVALGETVEEAFHYIFNVQIACEVQVRALAGGVDNLLVLDLQKYKTFTHSVAATGGGGVNMSSQQKWKVGELEFEGLMRTLDNLGYRTGYAYRHPLIREKPRHKSEVEIPATVTAFSFEDDMMPLSPLKFLVQRQQREKTRWLNSPNTYMRVNVPEESWNGETSPRTKITWMKAEDSSKVSGGTPIKIEDPNQFVPLNTNPSEVLEKRNKIREQNRYDLKTAGPQSQLLAGIVVDKPSSSMHFEEDEHAPPAPPNPFSDLTERELEEYKKTIERKQQGLEDAEQEIVSDDGSSVSQIQSQTQSPQNVPVKLEENHEIFSKSILSMEVPVVVVNGKDDLHDVEDDLAKRVSRLTTSKAVENVEITFRSSEKIEEVHSPEGSPSKSPSKKKKKFRTPSFLKKNKKKEKVEA; from the exons ATGAGTTCAGATGCTAATCCAGAAGTGATcacttctcctccccctcccagcATGCCTCACAAAGAGAGATATTTTGACCGCATTAATGAAAATGACCCTGAATACATTAGAGAAAGGAATATGTCTCCAGACCTGAGACAAGACTTCAATATGATGGAGCAAAGGAAGAGAGTCACTCAGATTCTGCAAAGTCCT GCCTTTCGAGAAGACCTGGAATGCCTTATTCAAGAGCAAATGAAAAAGGGTCACAATCCAACTGGACTGCTAGCATTGCAACAGATTGCAGATTATGTCATGGCCAGCTCTTTCTCAGGTTTTGCTTCAACTCCCCTCA gccTTGGAATGGTTACACCCATCAATGACCTCCCTGGTGCAGATACCACATCATatgtaaagggggaaaaactcaCTCGTTGTAAGCTAGCCAGCTTATATAGACTTGCTGACTTGTTTGGGTGGGCACACTTGGCAAATTCCTATATCACA GTAAGAATAAGCAAGGAACAAGACCACATTCTCATTATTCCTAGGGGTCTGTCTTTTTCTGAAGCCACAGCCTCCAACTTG GTAAAAGTCAATATAATAGGAGAAGTAGTTGATCAGGGAAGTACAAATTTGAGAATTGACCCCACAGGATTCAGTCCTCATGCTGCTATCTACTCTACACGCCCTGATGTCAAATGTGTGATACACATCCATACTCCCGCAACAGCAGCA GTATCTTCAATGAAGTGTGGGATCCTTCCAATCTCTCAAGAGGCACTGATTCTGGGAGAAGTTGCATATTATGATTACCAAGGATCCCTGGATGAACAGGAAGAGAGAATTCAGCTACAGAAAGTTCTGGGGCCAAGCTGTAAG GTGCTGGTGCTAAGGAACCATGGTGTTGTAGCACTTGGAGAAACAGTAGAGGAAgcctttcattatatttttaatgtgCAAATAGCCTGTGAGGTGCAG GTACGGGCATTAGCAGGAGGAGTAGACAATCTACTTGTACTAGACCTGCAGAAATACAAGACTTTCACTCACTCTGTAGCAGCAACAGGAGGAGGAGGCGTGAACATGAGTTCCCAGCAGAAGTGGAAAGTTGGGGAGCTTGAGTTTGAAGGACTGATGAGGACGCTGGACAACCTG gGGTACAGAACTGGCTATGCTTATAGGCATCCTTTGATCCGAGAGAAGCCTAGACACAAAAGTGAGGTGGAGATCCCTGCAACTGTGACAGCCTTTTCCTTTGAAGACGACATGATGCCCCTTTCACCTCTCAAATTCTTAGTACAGAGACAGCAGCGTGAAAAGACAAGATGGCTGAACTCACCAAATACTTACATGAGAGTGAATGTACCTGAGGAGTCTTGGAATGGGGAAACCAGTCCCAGAACAAAAATCACA TGGATGAAAGCAGAGGATTCCTCTAAAGTTAGTGGTGGAACACCCATCAAAATTGAAGATCCAAATCAGTTTGTTCCTCTGAATACAAACCCAAGTGAGgtcctggaaaaaagaaataag aTTCGGGAACAAAATAGGTATGACTTGAAGACAGCAGGACCACAATCCCAGTTGCTTGCTGGCATTGTTGTTGATAAGCCTTCTTCG agcATGCATTTTGAAGAAGATGAGCATGCTCCACCAGCACCACCTAACCCCTTCAGTGATCTGACCGAACGGGAACTTGAAGAGTATAAGAAGACAATCGAACGCAAACAGCAAGGCCTGGAAG ATGCTGAGCAGGAAATAGTCTCAGATGATGGTTCATCTGTCTcacaaattcagtctcaaactcAGTCACCGCAAAATGTCCCTGTAAAATTAGAAG AAAACCATGAGATATTTTCCAAGAGCATCCTTTCCATGGAAGTGCCTGTTGTGGTAGTGAATGGCAAAGATGATCTACATGATGTAGAAGATGATCTTGCCAAGCGTGTGAGTCGATTAACCACAAGCAAAGCTGTAGAGAATGTTGAGATCACCTTCAGGTCTTCTGAGAAAATTGAAGAAGTCCACTCCCCAGAAGGCTCTCCTTCAAAATCACcatccaagaaaaagaagaaattccgCACTCCATCTTTtctgaaaaagaacaagaaaaaggagaaagtcgAAGCCTAA
- the ADD3 gene encoding gamma-adducin isoform X2, with protein MSSDANPEVITSPPPPSMPHKERYFDRINENDPEYIRERNMSPDLRQDFNMMEQRKRVTQILQSPAFREDLECLIQEQMKKGHNPTGLLALQQIADYVMASSFSGFASTPLSLGMVTPINDLPGADTTSYVKGEKLTRCKLASLYRLADLFGWAHLANSYITVRISKEQDHILIIPRGLSFSEATASNLVKVNIIGEVVDQGSTNLRIDPTGFSPHAAIYSTRPDVKCVIHIHTPATAAVSSMKCGILPISQEALILGEVAYYDYQGSLDEQEERIQLQKVLGPSCKVLVLRNHGVVALGETVEEAFHYIFNVQIACEVQVRALAGGVDNLLVLDLQKYKTFTHSVAATGGGGVNMSSQQKWKVGELEFEGLMRTLDNLGYRTGYAYRHPLIREKPRHKSEVEIPATVTAFSFEDDMMPLSPLKFLVQRQQREKTRWLNSPNTYMRVNVPEESWNGETSPRTKITWMKAEDSSKVSGGTPIKIEDPNQFVPLNTNPSEVLEKRNKIREQNRYDLKTAGPQSQLLAGIVVDKPSSSMHFEEDEHAPPAPPNPFSDLTERELEEYKKTIERKQQGLEENHEIFSKSILSMEVPVVVVNGKDDLHDVEDDLAKRVSRLTTSKAVENVEITFRSSEKIEEVHSPEGSPSKSPSKKKKKFRTPSFLKKNKKKEKVEA; from the exons ATGAGTTCAGATGCTAATCCAGAAGTGATcacttctcctccccctcccagcATGCCTCACAAAGAGAGATATTTTGACCGCATTAATGAAAATGACCCTGAATACATTAGAGAAAGGAATATGTCTCCAGACCTGAGACAAGACTTCAATATGATGGAGCAAAGGAAGAGAGTCACTCAGATTCTGCAAAGTCCT GCCTTTCGAGAAGACCTGGAATGCCTTATTCAAGAGCAAATGAAAAAGGGTCACAATCCAACTGGACTGCTAGCATTGCAACAGATTGCAGATTATGTCATGGCCAGCTCTTTCTCAGGTTTTGCTTCAACTCCCCTCA gccTTGGAATGGTTACACCCATCAATGACCTCCCTGGTGCAGATACCACATCATatgtaaagggggaaaaactcaCTCGTTGTAAGCTAGCCAGCTTATATAGACTTGCTGACTTGTTTGGGTGGGCACACTTGGCAAATTCCTATATCACA GTAAGAATAAGCAAGGAACAAGACCACATTCTCATTATTCCTAGGGGTCTGTCTTTTTCTGAAGCCACAGCCTCCAACTTG GTAAAAGTCAATATAATAGGAGAAGTAGTTGATCAGGGAAGTACAAATTTGAGAATTGACCCCACAGGATTCAGTCCTCATGCTGCTATCTACTCTACACGCCCTGATGTCAAATGTGTGATACACATCCATACTCCCGCAACAGCAGCA GTATCTTCAATGAAGTGTGGGATCCTTCCAATCTCTCAAGAGGCACTGATTCTGGGAGAAGTTGCATATTATGATTACCAAGGATCCCTGGATGAACAGGAAGAGAGAATTCAGCTACAGAAAGTTCTGGGGCCAAGCTGTAAG GTGCTGGTGCTAAGGAACCATGGTGTTGTAGCACTTGGAGAAACAGTAGAGGAAgcctttcattatatttttaatgtgCAAATAGCCTGTGAGGTGCAG GTACGGGCATTAGCAGGAGGAGTAGACAATCTACTTGTACTAGACCTGCAGAAATACAAGACTTTCACTCACTCTGTAGCAGCAACAGGAGGAGGAGGCGTGAACATGAGTTCCCAGCAGAAGTGGAAAGTTGGGGAGCTTGAGTTTGAAGGACTGATGAGGACGCTGGACAACCTG gGGTACAGAACTGGCTATGCTTATAGGCATCCTTTGATCCGAGAGAAGCCTAGACACAAAAGTGAGGTGGAGATCCCTGCAACTGTGACAGCCTTTTCCTTTGAAGACGACATGATGCCCCTTTCACCTCTCAAATTCTTAGTACAGAGACAGCAGCGTGAAAAGACAAGATGGCTGAACTCACCAAATACTTACATGAGAGTGAATGTACCTGAGGAGTCTTGGAATGGGGAAACCAGTCCCAGAACAAAAATCACA TGGATGAAAGCAGAGGATTCCTCTAAAGTTAGTGGTGGAACACCCATCAAAATTGAAGATCCAAATCAGTTTGTTCCTCTGAATACAAACCCAAGTGAGgtcctggaaaaaagaaataag aTTCGGGAACAAAATAGGTATGACTTGAAGACAGCAGGACCACAATCCCAGTTGCTTGCTGGCATTGTTGTTGATAAGCCTTCTTCG agcATGCATTTTGAAGAAGATGAGCATGCTCCACCAGCACCACCTAACCCCTTCAGTGATCTGACCGAACGGGAACTTGAAGAGTATAAGAAGACAATCGAACGCAAACAGCAAGGCCTGGAAG AAAACCATGAGATATTTTCCAAGAGCATCCTTTCCATGGAAGTGCCTGTTGTGGTAGTGAATGGCAAAGATGATCTACATGATGTAGAAGATGATCTTGCCAAGCGTGTGAGTCGATTAACCACAAGCAAAGCTGTAGAGAATGTTGAGATCACCTTCAGGTCTTCTGAGAAAATTGAAGAAGTCCACTCCCCAGAAGGCTCTCCTTCAAAATCACcatccaagaaaaagaagaaattccgCACTCCATCTTTtctgaaaaagaacaagaaaaaggagaaagtcgAAGCCTAA